A single Marinitoga aeolica DNA region contains:
- a CDS encoding response regulator transcription factor, with the protein MFKILVVEDDKSISRLLELELKHEGFQVEIANDGKEGLEKYELFKPDIIILDLMLPEIDGIEVAESIRGYDHNVGIIMLTARGDVSSRVEGLKTGADDYVVKPFEIEELLARIEALLRRLGKHEVLIASNIEIDSEKMEVKVNGKEINLTLTEFNLLKYLIINKNNVISKEKLLEEIWGYDDPENINLVEVYVNYLRKKLGNEGKKIKTVRGVGYVFKEE; encoded by the coding sequence GTGTTTAAAATTTTAGTAGTAGAAGATGATAAAAGTATTTCGAGATTATTGGAATTAGAGTTAAAGCACGAGGGATTTCAGGTTGAAATAGCTAATGATGGTAAGGAAGGCTTGGAAAAATATGAATTATTTAAACCAGATATAATAATTTTAGACTTAATGTTACCAGAAATTGATGGGATAGAAGTTGCAGAATCAATAAGAGGTTATGATCACAATGTTGGAATAATAATGCTTACAGCAAGAGGGGATGTAAGTTCAAGGGTTGAAGGGTTAAAAACTGGTGCTGATGATTATGTTGTAAAACCATTTGAAATAGAAGAGCTTTTAGCCAGAATAGAAGCACTGTTAAGAAGATTGGGGAAACATGAAGTTTTAATAGCTTCTAATATAGAAATTGATTCCGAAAAAATGGAAGTTAAAGTAAATGGAAAAGAAATAAATTTGACACTTACTGAGTTTAACTTGTTGAAATATTTGATAATTAACAAAAATAATGTTATTTCAAAAGAAAAATTACTTGAAGAAATATGGGGATATGATGATCCTGAAAATATTAATTTGGTAGAAGTTTATGTTAATTATTTAAGAAAAAAATTAGGTAATGAAGGGAAAAAAATAAAAACAGTGAGAGGTGTTGGTTACGTTTTTAAAGAAGAGTAA
- a CDS encoding YicC/YloC family endoribonuclease: MRSMTGYGRIEENIENYSYTVEIKSLNGKHLNIKTNLPWIYSSLELKVNDILKKHFKRGSLNVYIDIRLLQPKDIIKIDKALAKSYYDALNELAQYLHLSDLPNLDLLIKFKEIMRYSIDEKDLEYIWNGLEKVLLKAISKTIETQESEGEKIYKVLMGYVDKIEEITIQIEKHSSKMKEYYKEKLKESLKDLDLEIDYNKERLEYEIALILERGDITEEIDRLKMHVKKFREVSSSNLESLGQNLDFLAQEMHREFNTIASKSKLKEITALSIDGRLHVNKIKEQVQNIH; encoded by the coding sequence ATGAGAAGTATGACAGGTTACGGGAGAATAGAGGAAAATATCGAGAATTATAGTTATACAGTAGAAATAAAATCATTAAATGGGAAACACTTAAACATAAAAACAAATTTACCATGGATATATTCGTCTTTAGAGTTAAAGGTGAATGATATTTTAAAAAAACATTTTAAAAGAGGATCCCTAAATGTATATATAGATATCAGACTATTACAGCCAAAAGATATAATAAAAATAGATAAAGCACTTGCAAAATCTTACTATGATGCATTAAATGAGCTTGCACAATATCTTCATTTAAGTGATTTACCTAACCTTGATTTGCTGATTAAATTTAAAGAGATAATGAGGTATTCAATTGATGAAAAAGATTTAGAATATATATGGAATGGGTTGGAAAAAGTATTGTTGAAAGCAATTAGTAAAACGATAGAAACGCAAGAGTCTGAAGGAGAAAAAATATATAAGGTTTTAATGGGATATGTTGATAAAATAGAAGAAATTACAATTCAAATAGAAAAGCATTCTTCTAAAATGAAAGAATATTATAAAGAAAAATTAAAAGAATCATTAAAAGATCTGGATTTAGAAATAGATTATAATAAAGAAAGATTAGAATATGAGATAGCACTTATATTGGAAAGAGGAGATATTACAGAAGAAATCGATAGGTTGAAAATGCATGTGAAAAAATTTAGAGAAGTTTCTTCATCAAATTTGGAGTCATTGGGACAAAATCTTGATTTTTTGGCTCAAGAGATGCATAGAGAATTTAATACAATAGCTTCAAAATCCAAATTAAAAGAAATAACAGCATTATCTATTGATGGTAGATTACATGTGAATAAAATAAAAGAGCAGGTACAAAATATTCATTAA
- the hslV gene encoding ATP-dependent protease subunit HslV has protein sequence MEFRGTTIVGVRKNGKTVIAGDGQITLGNTIFKGTARKVRRLGEGKVIAGFAGSVADALALFERFETKYRANAGNLLKAAVELSKDWRTDKVLRKLEAMLLVGDKDYLLLISGNGEVIEPEENVMAIGSGGPYALAAAKALLQNTDLDAEEIATKALKIAGDICIYTNQNITVEVIE, from the coding sequence ATGGAATTTAGAGGAACCACAATCGTTGGAGTTAGAAAAAATGGAAAAACTGTAATTGCTGGTGATGGTCAAATTACACTTGGCAATACAATATTTAAAGGAACTGCAAGAAAAGTTAGAAGATTAGGAGAAGGTAAAGTTATTGCTGGTTTTGCTGGTTCAGTTGCCGATGCTTTAGCTTTATTTGAAAGATTCGAAACCAAATACAGAGCAAATGCAGGAAATTTATTAAAAGCTGCTGTTGAACTTTCTAAAGATTGGAGAACAGATAAGGTTTTAAGAAAATTAGAGGCTATGTTATTGGTAGGAGACAAAGATTATTTACTATTAATTTCAGGAAATGGTGAAGTTATTGAACCAGAAGAAAATGTAATGGCTATTGGTTCTGGCGGTCCATATGCTTTAGCTGCTGCAAAGGCATTATTGCAAAATACAGATTTAGATGCAGAAGAAATTGCAACAAAAGCTTTAAAAATAGCTGGAGATATATGTATATATACTAATCAAAATATCACTGTGGAGGTTATTGAATGA
- a CDS encoding DNA-directed RNA polymerase subunit omega yields MSMDFNYDEIMKKVGFKYVVPIMVAKRVQILKEEGFDATAKPLVKTSDNNLVTIAFKEIEKGHVRLKNKDKLEEYKPEVK; encoded by the coding sequence ATGTCGATGGATTTCAATTATGATGAAATTATGAAAAAAGTAGGATTTAAATATGTTGTTCCTATTATGGTTGCTAAAAGGGTTCAAATTTTGAAAGAAGAAGGATTTGATGCAACCGCGAAGCCACTTGTTAAAACTTCTGACAATAATTTAGTTACAATAGCTTTTAAAGAAATTGAAAAGGGCCATGTGAGATTAAAAAATAAAGATAAACTCGAGGAATATAAGCCTGAGGTGAAATAA
- the gmk gene encoding guanylate kinase — MTKGILYVVSGPSGVGKSSIIKNAMSKLEGFSFSISYTTRPPRPGEKDGKDYFFIDEKTFDKMVENDEFLEYAEVHGHKYGTSKKYIKDKINEGMNIVLDIDVQGALNVVKKMPKETVLIFIAPPSYSELKKRLMNRGTEKEKDLKIRLADAKWELSKINEFDYLIVNEDLNEAINQLISIFIAEQIKTERVTEHLGKYSFFKFEEE; from the coding sequence ATGACCAAAGGTATTCTTTACGTAGTGAGTGGCCCAAGCGGTGTAGGGAAATCTTCAATTATAAAAAATGCAATGTCAAAATTAGAAGGATTTTCTTTTTCTATATCATATACAACAAGACCACCGAGACCTGGTGAAAAGGATGGGAAAGATTATTTTTTTATTGATGAGAAAACATTTGATAAAATGGTTGAAAATGATGAATTTTTAGAATATGCTGAAGTTCATGGTCATAAATATGGAACTTCTAAAAAGTACATAAAAGATAAAATTAATGAAGGGATGAATATCGTTTTAGATATTGATGTTCAAGGAGCTTTGAACGTTGTAAAAAAAATGCCTAAAGAAACAGTTTTAATTTTTATAGCACCGCCATCTTATTCTGAATTAAAGAAAAGACTTATGAATAGAGGAACAGAAAAAGAAAAAGACCTAAAAATTAGGTTGGCAGATGCGAAATGGGAACTTTCAAAAATCAATGAATTTGATTATTTAATAGTAAATGAAGATTTGAACGAAGCAATAAATCAATTAATATCTATTTTTATTGCTGAACAGATAAAAACAGAAAGAGTAACAGAACACCTTGGGAAATATTCATTTTTTAAATTTGAGGAGGAATAA
- a CDS encoding DUF370 domain-containing protein, whose amino-acid sequence MYGLINIGFGNVVIGDRVIAIVNPESSPLKRLKDIAKEEGKLIDATYGRKTRAIVITDSNHIILSAIQPETISGRFMQNFYDVESALEKIRREVYSK is encoded by the coding sequence GTGTACGGTTTAATAAATATTGGTTTTGGTAATGTCGTTATTGGTGATAGGGTAATCGCTATTGTTAATCCTGAATCATCGCCATTAAAAAGATTAAAGGATATAGCAAAAGAAGAAGGTAAATTAATAGATGCAACATATGGAAGAAAGACAAGAGCTATAGTGATTACAGATAGCAATCATATTATTTTAAGTGCTATTCAACCAGAAACTATAAGTGGAAGATTTATGCAGAATTTCTATGATGTTGAGAGTGCGTTGGAAAAAATAAGGAGAGAGGTATATTCTAAATGA
- a CDS encoding NUDIX domain-containing protein, which yields MKEKVWVVNNEILQDIEFYNGFTIVEQNMLEKIFKNAYFIDRELAETDESKKQIIPYVVIKDEKGKILVVQRTKKQTEKRLHNLYSVGIGGHINPIDESNNPELTFYNGLNRELNEELYIDKLKSLEYVGLILDDSTEVSRVHLGILFIAYVTTADIREKENFNELWLDELEFRNFNGNFEGWSHIALRALEVI from the coding sequence ATGAAAGAAAAAGTTTGGGTAGTAAATAATGAAATTTTACAGGATATCGAATTTTATAATGGATTTACTATAGTAGAACAAAATATGCTTGAAAAAATTTTTAAAAATGCCTATTTTATCGATAGAGAATTAGCAGAAACTGATGAATCAAAAAAACAAATTATTCCATATGTTGTTATAAAAGATGAAAAAGGTAAAATTTTAGTTGTACAAAGAACAAAAAAACAAACAGAAAAAAGATTACATAATTTATACAGCGTTGGAATTGGCGGTCATATAAACCCTATTGATGAAAGCAACAATCCTGAATTGACATTTTATAATGGATTAAACAGAGAATTAAACGAAGAATTATATATTGACAAATTAAAATCATTAGAATATGTTGGTTTGATTTTAGATGATTCAACAGAAGTTTCCAGAGTTCATCTTGGAATTCTGTTTATTGCTTATGTTACAACCGCAGATATTAGAGAAAAAGAAAATTTCAATGAATTATGGTTAGATGAATTAGAATTTAGAAATTTCAATGGTAATTTTGAAGGTTGGTCTCATATTGCATTAAGAGCTCTTGAGGTGATTTAA
- a CDS encoding sensor histidine kinase, with product MVTFLKKSKKSVVVNLTIIYTMVMMVVLLAIIFSLRYFVERISVRSYAVILKQQIEKISQPFPSERMGVMMRNMNVLKDSERLKNSIISNKVVILDGIVLNDPYGIVNDEIYHIKKDFAVYKKDGLYYIFIKTRIFGDSNLIIGGPSLEYTALLGTFNLLSFRLSLISVLISIFISYYFAKQSLKPLLEISKEISEINVESLDKRIPEQKFIEFHTLTKNINSMLEKINKGYELQKQFVSDVSHELRTPLTSIVGYIKLIERWGKEDEEVFYESLNNMKESSNYLKEMVENLLLLTKADEEIKFEKVNLKEVIEKIIGIYKNENIKINTELKDIYINTNKDYLSILLKVIIENAIKYTKLNNENEIFIKLLDNSIEIIDKGPGIAKEEIPKIFERFYKSDKSRSTKGFGLGLSIAKRISEKIKVKIEVISDMGKGSTFKIKFS from the coding sequence TTGGTTACGTTTTTAAAGAAGAGTAAAAAAAGTGTTGTTGTAAATCTTACAATTATATATACAATGGTAATGATGGTTGTTTTATTGGCAATTATTTTTTCATTAAGATATTTTGTTGAAAGAATATCTGTAAGATCTTATGCTGTTATATTAAAACAGCAGATAGAAAAGATTTCTCAACCGTTTCCGTCTGAAAGAATGGGAGTTATGATGAGAAATATGAATGTATTAAAGGATTCTGAAAGACTAAAAAATAGTATAATATCAAATAAAGTAGTGATTTTAGATGGTATTGTATTAAATGATCCATATGGCATTGTAAATGATGAAATTTATCATATAAAAAAAGATTTTGCGGTTTATAAAAAAGATGGGTTATATTATATTTTTATTAAAACCAGAATTTTTGGAGATTCTAATTTAATAATAGGTGGACCTTCATTAGAATATACGGCTTTACTTGGAACATTTAATTTATTATCTTTTAGACTTAGTTTGATAAGTGTTTTAATTTCTATTTTTATTTCTTATTACTTTGCAAAACAGTCTTTGAAACCTTTATTGGAAATATCAAAAGAAATATCCGAAATAAATGTAGAAAGTTTGGATAAAAGAATACCAGAACAAAAATTTATAGAATTTCATACATTAACAAAAAATATTAATTCAATGTTAGAAAAGATAAATAAAGGGTATGAATTACAAAAACAATTTGTTTCTGACGTATCTCATGAGTTAAGAACTCCTTTAACCTCAATAGTTGGATATATTAAATTAATTGAGAGATGGGGAAAGGAAGATGAAGAGGTTTTTTATGAATCATTGAATAATATGAAAGAATCATCTAATTATTTAAAAGAAATGGTAGAGAATTTATTATTATTGACTAAAGCAGATGAAGAAATAAAATTTGAAAAAGTAAATTTGAAAGAAGTAATAGAAAAGATTATAGGAATTTATAAAAATGAAAACATAAAAATAAATACAGAATTAAAAGATATATATATAAATACTAATAAAGATTATCTGAGCATATTACTTAAGGTTATTATTGAAAATGCTATAAAATATACTAAATTAAATAATGAAAATGAAATTTTTATAAAATTATTAGACAATTCTATTGAAATTATTGATAAGGGGCCTGGGATTGCAAAGGAAGAAATACCTAAAATATTTGAGAGATTTTATAAATCTGATAAATCTCGTTCAACAAAAGGTTTTGGTTTAGGATTGTCTATTGCTAAAAGGATAAGTGAGAAAATTAAGGTGAAAATAGAGGTTATAAGTGATATGGGCAAAGGTAGTACATTTAAGATTAAATTTTCTTAA